GATGGGTGAATTCTTCCGCGACAACGGCATGCACGCCGTCATCGTCTACGACGACCTTTCGAAGCAGGCCGTGGCCTATCGCCAGATGTCCCTGCTGCTGCGTCGTCCCCCGGGCCGCGAAGCCTATCCGGGCGACGTTTTCTACCTGCACAGCCGCCTGCTGGAGCGTGCGGCGAAGATGAACGACGACAATGGCGGCGGTTCGCTGACGGCGCTGCCGATCATCGAAACGCAGGCGGGCGACGTGTCGGCCTACATTCCGACCAACGTGATCTCGATCACCGACGGCCAGATCTTCCTCGAAACCGACCTGTTCTACCAGGGCGTGCGTCCGGCCATTAACGTCGGTCTCTCGGTCAGCCGCGTGGGCGGTGCCGCCCAGACGAAGGCGATGAAGAAGGTGTCCGGCTCGATCAAGCTGGAGCTGGCGCAGTACCGCGAAATGGCGGCCTTCGCGCAGTTCGGTTCGGACCTCGACGCATCGACGCAGAAACTGCTGAACCGCGGTGCGCGCCTGACGGAACTGCTCAAGCAGCCGCAGTTCTCGCCCATGCCGTTCGAAGAGCAGACCGTCTCGATCTTCGCCGGCACCAACGGTTATCTCGACAATGTCGCGGTCGACCGGGTGACGGAATACGAAACCGCCATGCTCAGCTTCATGCGCAACGAACATGCCGACATCCTGAAGGACATCCGCACGAGCAAGAAGTTCGAAGGCGACACCAAGGATGCAACCGTGAAGGCGCTCGACACCTTCGCAAAGCAATTCGCCTGATCGCGCAGTGAGCTACACCGTCTTCGCCACGATCCCGGTCAAGCCGGAGCATATGGAGGCCGCCTGCGAAGCGGTGGCCGCCATCGTGCCCGCGACCCGTGGCGAAGCCGGCTGCGAACGGTTCGAACCCCGCCGCGCGGCGGACGGGTCGAGCACGATCATGATTTTCGAGGAGTGGGCGGATCGAGCTGCATTCGATTTCCACCACGCTCAGGACTATACCAAGGACGTCTTCGCGAAATACGAGAACTGGCTCGCCGCAGAGCCCGAACTCGTCGAAGTGAAGCCGCTGGAAGGTTAAAGGCAGGACATGGCAAGCCTCAAGGAACTGAAAGATCGGATCGGGTCGGTCAAATCGACCCAGAAGATCACCAAGGCCAAGCAGATGGTGGCGGCGGCGAAGCTTCGCCGGGCGCAGGCCGCTGCCGAAGCTGCGCGCCCCTATGCCGAACGTCTGTCGGACGTCATGGCCTCGCTCGCGGGCAAGGTCGGCGGCGGCGACAGCGCGCCGCGGCTTCTGGCCGGAACCGGCAGCGACAAGCGTCACCTGCTGGTCGTCGTCAACACCGACAAGGGCCTGTGCGGCGGTCTCAACTCCAACATCGTGAAGGCTGCCAAGGCCAAGGCGAAGGCGTTGCTGGCAGAAGGCAAGGACGTGCAGTTCTACCTCGTCGGCAAGAAGGGCCGTGCCCCGATCCGCCGCGATTACGCGGACCGCATCGAAGGCCATTTCGACACCAGCGAAGTGAAGACCCCCGGCTTCGACGAGGCGGAAGGCATCGCGGACGACCTGATCGAACGCTTCGAGAAAGGCGAATTCGACGTCGCCCACCTCGTCTATCCGGTGTTCAAGTCGGCACTGGCGCAGGATCCGACGGTCGACCAGCTGATCCCCGTCCCCTCGCCCGAGGAAACGGCGGCGAGCGATGCCGTGGTCGAATACGAGCCCGGCGAGGAAGAAATCCTCGAGGAATTGCTGCCGCGCTATGTGAAGACGCAGATCTTCGGCGCATTGCTGGAACGCGAGGCGTCCGAACAGGGTGCGTCGATGACCGCGATGGACAACGCCACGCGCAATGCCGGCGACCTGATCAACGATCTCACAATCCAGTACAACCGCAGCCGCCAGGCCGCGATTACGACGGAACTCATCGAAATCATCGCAGGCGCCGAGGCGCTGTAACCAGCGGGCCGCCCTCCCCCGGGACGGCCCGACCAACACGAAGATTACAGGACGTAGATACCACCGTGACCAAGTTAGCCCTCATCCTCGCCCCCGCATTCCTTCTCGCAGCCTGCGGCGAAGAGCCTGCTGCCGAACCGGCCCCGGCCGAAACGGTCGCGCCCGAGCCGGTGAACACGCTGCCCGCACCCGACCAAGCCCTGTTCACCACGGTTTTTGCAGAAGCCTGCCCCGAAGCGGAATCGGTCAACACGGCCGTCTGCAAGCGCGCCGGCATCGGCAGCGAAGACGTCATCTGCGAATACGGTCTCGGCGACGATGAATATCTCCGCGATTCCGCAACTCTCACCCCGGGCGAAGACGAGTGGACGCTCTCCGATCCCGAAACTGTTTGCGCCCAGTAACCATTTCCGCTGAAGCGCCCCTTATCCGCCCATCAATTGCCAGGCAGGACTGAACCAATGGCCACCGCACCCGTACTCAACCAGACCACCAACGGCACGATTGCCCAGGTCATCGGCGCCGTCGTCGACGTGCAGTTCGAAGGCGAACTGCCGCCGATCCTCACCGCTCTCGAAACGAAGAACGGCGACAACACGCTGGTCCTCGAAGTCGCGCAGCATCTGGGCGAGAACACCGTCCGCACCATCGCGATGGACGCGACCGAAGGCCTGACGCGCGGCAGCGAAGTGATCAACACCGGTGCGCAGATCAGCGTGCCCGTCGGTCCCAAGACGCTGGGCCGTATCATGAACGTCATCGGTGAGCCGATCGACGAGCTGGGCCCCGTCGGCGCGGAAAAGGCGATGCCGATCCACGCCGAAGCCCCGGCCTTCATCGACCAGTCGACCGAAGCGGCCATCCTGGTAACGGGCATCAAGGTGATCGACCTTCTCGCCCCTTATGCAAAGGGCGGCAAGATCGGCCTGTTCGGCGGCGCCGGCGTCGGCAAGACCGTTCTCATTCAGGAACTGATCAACAACATCGCGAAGGGTCACGGCGGCGTGTCCGTCTTCGCCGGCGTGGGTGAGCGTACCCGTGAAGGGAACGACCTCTACCACGAATTCCTCGATGCAGAGGTCATCAAGAAGGACGCGAACGGCGTCGCAACGCCCGAAGGGTCCAAGGTGGCCCTCGTCTTCGGCCAGATGAACGAACCTCCGGGCGCACGTGCCCGCGTTGCTCTCTCGGGCCTGACCATGGCGGAATATTTCCGTGACGAGGAAGGCCAGGACGTACTGTTCTTCGTCGACAACATCTTCCGCTTCACACAGGCCGGTTCGGAAGTGTCGGCCCTGCTCGGGCGTATTCCTTCGGCCGTGGGCTACCAGCCGACGCTGTCGACCGACATGGGCAATCTGCAGGAACGCATCACCTCCACCACCAAGGGGTCGATCACATCGGTGCAGGCCATCTACGTTCCCGCCGATGACCTTACCGACCCGGCGCCTGCAACCTCGTTTGCCCACCTCGACGCCACGACGACGCTGAACCGCGCGATTTCGGA
This is a stretch of genomic DNA from Erythrobacteraceae bacterium WH01K. It encodes these proteins:
- the atpA gene encoding F0F1 ATP synthase subunit alpha; this translates as MEIRAAEISKVIKDQIANFGTQAEVSEVGTVLSVGDGIARIHGLDKVQAGEMVEFANGVQGMALNLEADNVGVVIFGSDAEIKEGDSVKRTETIVDVPVGKGLLGRVVDALGNPIDGKGPIENVERRRVEVKAPGIIPRKSVDEPVQSGLKAIDALVPVGRGQRELIIGDRQTGKSAVAIDTFINQREAHQGDDEGEKLYCIYVAVGQKRSTVAQIVKSLEENGAMEYSIVVAATASEPAPLQYLAPYTGCAMGEFFRDNGMHAVIVYDDLSKQAVAYRQMSLLLRRPPGREAYPGDVFYLHSRLLERAAKMNDDNGGGSLTALPIIETQAGDVSAYIPTNVISITDGQIFLETDLFYQGVRPAINVGLSVSRVGGAAQTKAMKKVSGSIKLELAQYREMAAFAQFGSDLDASTQKLLNRGARLTELLKQPQFSPMPFEEQTVSIFAGTNGYLDNVAVDRVTEYETAMLSFMRNEHADILKDIRTSKKFEGDTKDATVKALDTFAKQFA
- a CDS encoding F0F1 ATP synthase subunit gamma, with product MASLKELKDRIGSVKSTQKITKAKQMVAAAKLRRAQAAAEAARPYAERLSDVMASLAGKVGGGDSAPRLLAGTGSDKRHLLVVVNTDKGLCGGLNSNIVKAAKAKAKALLAEGKDVQFYLVGKKGRAPIRRDYADRIEGHFDTSEVKTPGFDEAEGIADDLIERFEKGEFDVAHLVYPVFKSALAQDPTVDQLIPVPSPEETAASDAVVEYEPGEEEILEELLPRYVKTQIFGALLEREASEQGASMTAMDNATRNAGDLINDLTIQYNRSRQAAITTELIEIIAGAEAL
- the atpD gene encoding F0F1 ATP synthase subunit beta, with the translated sequence MATAPVLNQTTNGTIAQVIGAVVDVQFEGELPPILTALETKNGDNTLVLEVAQHLGENTVRTIAMDATEGLTRGSEVINTGAQISVPVGPKTLGRIMNVIGEPIDELGPVGAEKAMPIHAEAPAFIDQSTEAAILVTGIKVIDLLAPYAKGGKIGLFGGAGVGKTVLIQELINNIAKGHGGVSVFAGVGERTREGNDLYHEFLDAEVIKKDANGVATPEGSKVALVFGQMNEPPGARARVALSGLTMAEYFRDEEGQDVLFFVDNIFRFTQAGSEVSALLGRIPSAVGYQPTLSTDMGNLQERITSTTKGSITSVQAIYVPADDLTDPAPATSFAHLDATTTLNRAISELGIYPAVDPLDSTSRVLEPRVVGQEHYETARKVQETLQKYKSLQDIIAILGMDELSEEDKLTVARARKIQKFLSQPFHVAEVFTSIPGEFVQLEDTVKSFKAVVDGEYDHLPENAFYMVGGIDQAVEKAKKMADEA
- a CDS encoding putative quinol monooxygenase; amino-acid sequence: MSYTVFATIPVKPEHMEAACEAVAAIVPATRGEAGCERFEPRRAADGSSTIMIFEEWADRAAFDFHHAQDYTKDVFAKYENWLAAEPELVEVKPLEG